The genomic stretch TCTGCCGTTCTACCCGAAAGAATAACCATCAAACCAACACCAAACATAAACCACCCGTAGTGCGAAATGAGATCCGGCCGCTGATGAACATCATTAAATACATTACCCACAAAAGCTAAAATGGTATAACCCATCGATGCTAAAAAGGAAAATCCAATCAAGTGATACCGAACCGCTTTTTTGGAGAGAATAGACTTTAAATCTGCTATGATGTTCTCTTGTTGATTACTCCGTTTTCTGCTTCTTTTCGGTTCTTTTACTAAAAACCAGACTAATGGAGCCAAAATAAGGCCCGGAATTCCAACTATAATCATCGCTGTTCTCCAGTCGTACTGCATTGAAACAGTACCACCCACCAAAAATGAAAGGCCAACACCGATAAAAATTCCACTGGCATAAATTGAAAAAACGGTAGCACGCTTTTCAGGAGAAAATGAATCTGCCAGGTAGGAATATACTGCAGGGCTTAGCATAGCCTGACTTAGACCTACAAATATCCGAGCGGTGATTAAAAAGATGAATGAAGCTGCAAATCCACTGATTACCGTCATCAGGCTCCAAACAAAAAGCCCTATACAGATCATCAATTTTCGTGATGATCGATCCGCAATACGGCCCATCGGAATACCGGAAAGTGCATATACAAAAGAAAATGCCGGACCATACAACAATCCAATTTGCAGGTTATTCAGCACTAACGCATCCCTGATTTGAGTTCCCAGAACCGCAACAATTTGTCGGTCCACAAAACTCAGAACATAAATAAGAGTAAATAGCAGTAAAGTACCGTAAGCGGCGTACTTTTTCATTCCGGTCAATCTGTTATAAGTGAGGTGCAAGTTTACGGATTCGTGAACCGAATATGAAGCGATAAACTTTATCAACCAGCTTAAACGATATCGAATAAAATTTTATTTAAGCAGTGACATTCATAAGTTTTACACTCTTGTAATCCTATTACCACAAACAGAGGTTAACGGTGGCCAAACTCCCAAAGAAGACAAAAAAACAAAAAGAGCGCGCAGAGCAAATTCTGAATGATTTATATGAACACTATCCCAACCCGGTTTGTGAATTAGATCATAGAAATCCCTTTGAACTGTTAATTGCCACAATTCTGAGCGCTCAGTGTACGGATGTAAGAGTAAACAAAGTGACTCCGGCTTTATTTAAAGCCTATCCAACACCTGACTTGATGGCTGAAGCACCCCTTGAGGAACTGGAAGAGTTGGTTCGTACAACGGGATTCTATCGTAATAAAGCAAAATCTTTAAAAGAGGCTTCTAAAACCATCGTTGAAGAGTTTGACGGAGAGGTGCCTGATACCATGAAAGATCTTTTAAAACTTCGGGGAGCCGCAAGGAAAACAGCCAATGTAGTTTTAGGAAATGCATTTAATAAAAATGTTGGTGTCGTTGTGGATACTCATGTCAAAAGACTATCCAATCGTTTTGGTCTGACTAAGGAGAAAAAGAATACCAACAAAATTGAAAAAGATCTGATGGCCCTTTTTCCTCAGGAACATTGGACCAATATTTCCCACTTAATGATTCACCACGGTAGAAATGCGTGTAAGGCAAGGATATCCGAACCCCCTGACCACCCCATTTGCATTAAATATGGGAAAAAATGTGAATGCTGGAAAATGAGAGGACAGAAATAAAATGAATGATACACTCCTATTTGATTCATTAACCTCACCTATACCGGGAATTCGGAGAGATATTAACATCATACCCATTAAAGATGATGGTCGTGATCTACTCTATTTTCACGATGTAATGGGATATGCTTCGCCTAATTTTGCTCTCGACAACCAAATTCAAACAATCCTATCATTGATCAACGATCGAACATCCATTCAGGAAATATCTAAACTTTCCAATGGAAATGTTTCTACGGATGAGCTATTGGAATTCATTCAAATGCTCGATCAAAATCGAATATTAGATACTAAACACTTCAAGCTTTTTTCAAACAAAATTGAGAAACAGTTTGAGAATAAATCGGTGCGTAAACCGGCTTTATCAGGGCAAAGTTATCCCGCTGAAACAGAAGAGTTAAATGAATACTTAGAATCGATTTTTAAAAACAGTTCAACCGTTCATAACGGAAGTCCTAAAGCCCTTTATGCGCCTCATATTGATCTTCGGGTTGGTCTGAATCAGTACTCAGAAGCTTTTTCAGTGCTGAATAGTGTAAAACCAAAACGAGTGGTTATCCTGGCAACAAGCCACTACTCGGGTTATTTTCCCAAAGTCTACCAGGAAACTCCATTTATAGGTTCAGGTAAGGATTTTGAACTCCCTCACCGAACTTTCAAAACGGATCAAACTTATCTTGAGCAGTTGGATAATATCGATTCTGCTGATAGTGGTTTTACAATGGCTGACAGAGCTCACAGAATAGAGCACAGTATTGAAATCCATCTGTTGCTTGCTTCCCATATTTGGCAACACAATTTTGAAATTGTTCCTATCCTTGTTGGTTCCTTAGATGAGCTTTTGTACCACAACTCCGGTGATCTTGCCGGGAAAGTTCAAAATTTCACTCAAACCCTGAACTCGTTAGATGATGATGATACTTTTTATCTGATATCCGGTGATTTGTCTCATGTAGGTAAAAAGTTTGGGGATCAGACCGGAGCCAATCTCATGAAAAAAGAGATCCAATCGATAGATCAGAATTTTATGAATGCATCTGTTAACGCTGATTCATCTCAAATTCTGGATAATCTCAGTTCTCATTACGATTCATCCAGAATATGTGGATTTCCGCCACTGTATACTTTTTTGAATGCTTTTACTGATCTGAAGGGAAAGAAAATTAATTACAATTGGTGGGATGAGGATCATACGGAAAGTGCCGTCTCATTTGGCTCAGTTCTTTATCATAAAATATGATTAAAGCTTACCAATCAAGCTCCTGAATTTTAAACTCCAGACTCTCCATATCGCCTCACGAACTATAGATTTAGACATCTTTGACACACCCTCTTCTCTTTCTTTAAAGATAATGGAGACCTCTTTCAGACGGAAACCTGCTTTCCAGGCTCTGAAATGTATCTCAATCTGAAAAGCGTAACCGTTGGAACGAATTTCATTCAGATCTATGGATTCCAAGACCTTGTGATGGATACATTTAAAACCTGCAGTGGTGTCTTTAACAGGGATACCCGTTATAATTCTGGCATATAAGTTGGCGCAGTATGAGAGAATTAAACGTCTTAACGGCCAGTTAACAATACTTATACCATTACTGTATCTGGAGCCGATTGCCAAATCCGCTGATCCATTTTCAACAACCTCTATTAGTCGTGGCAGATCATTAGGGTCATGAGAAAAATCAGCATCCATCTCACAGATGTATTTATAGTCATGATTTAATGCGTACTCAAAACCTCTTACATATGCAGTACCTAACCCTTGTTTTCCCTTTCTTTCAATCAGATTCACCCTCTCAGGAAATTCCTTCATTTTATTTTTAATCAAGTCAGCTGTTCCATCAGGTGATCCGTCATCAACAAAGAGAATATCGATTTCCGGCTCTAAATCCATCACCACGTCAACAATTCTTGAGACGTTGTTGGATTCATCATATGTGGGAATTATTACTACAGACTTTGATTTCATTTCAACGGTTTAATTCAAATGGCATTACACACCTTACATATTAACAGCTGTTATTGTAGTGTAACGATCCTTATTTTAAAACTTCTTGAACAGGCAGAAAATACTGCCTAATGAATA from Rhodohalobacter barkolensis encodes the following:
- a CDS encoding spinster family MFS transporter gives rise to the protein MKKYAAYGTLLLFTLIYVLSFVDRQIVAVLGTQIRDALVLNNLQIGLLYGPAFSFVYALSGIPMGRIADRSSRKLMICIGLFVWSLMTVISGFAASFIFLITARIFVGLSQAMLSPAVYSYLADSFSPEKRATVFSIYASGIFIGVGLSFLVGGTVSMQYDWRTAMIIVGIPGLILAPLVWFLVKEPKRSRKRSNQQENIIADLKSILSKKAVRYHLIGFSFLASMGYTILAFVGNVFNDVHQRPDLISHYGWFMFGVGLMVILSGRTADRLAIKEPKRRFLMGVFAALGGVPFYAWGLYASTPEIAFLMMGIGVLFASSYNGVAAAIIQYFVPGKQRALAAGLYLFVISIAGFGVGPPLTGWLMDFVFSGQYSVSHAIMTMITISSIGATLSLLMAMKYYESDAFEETMID
- the nth gene encoding endonuclease III, whose product is MAKLPKKTKKQKERAEQILNDLYEHYPNPVCELDHRNPFELLIATILSAQCTDVRVNKVTPALFKAYPTPDLMAEAPLEELEELVRTTGFYRNKAKSLKEASKTIVEEFDGEVPDTMKDLLKLRGAARKTANVVLGNAFNKNVGVVVDTHVKRLSNRFGLTKEKKNTNKIEKDLMALFPQEHWTNISHLMIHHGRNACKARISEPPDHPICIKYGKKCECWKMRGQK
- the amrB gene encoding AmmeMemoRadiSam system protein B, which translates into the protein MNDTLLFDSLTSPIPGIRRDINIIPIKDDGRDLLYFHDVMGYASPNFALDNQIQTILSLINDRTSIQEISKLSNGNVSTDELLEFIQMLDQNRILDTKHFKLFSNKIEKQFENKSVRKPALSGQSYPAETEELNEYLESIFKNSSTVHNGSPKALYAPHIDLRVGLNQYSEAFSVLNSVKPKRVVILATSHYSGYFPKVYQETPFIGSGKDFELPHRTFKTDQTYLEQLDNIDSADSGFTMADRAHRIEHSIEIHLLLASHIWQHNFEIVPILVGSLDELLYHNSGDLAGKVQNFTQTLNSLDDDDTFYLISGDLSHVGKKFGDQTGANLMKKEIQSIDQNFMNASVNADSSQILDNLSSHYDSSRICGFPPLYTFLNAFTDLKGKKINYNWWDEDHTESAVSFGSVLYHKI
- a CDS encoding polyprenol monophosphomannose synthase, coding for MKSKSVVIIPTYDESNNVSRIVDVVMDLEPEIDILFVDDGSPDGTADLIKNKMKEFPERVNLIERKGKQGLGTAYVRGFEYALNHDYKYICEMDADFSHDPNDLPRLIEVVENGSADLAIGSRYSNGISIVNWPLRRLILSYCANLYARIITGIPVKDTTAGFKCIHHKVLESIDLNEIRSNGYAFQIEIHFRAWKAGFRLKEVSIIFKEREEGVSKMSKSIVREAIWRVWSLKFRSLIGKL